Proteins co-encoded in one Chloroflexota bacterium genomic window:
- a CDS encoding GIY-YIG nuclease family protein, with amino-acid sequence MSPQPERRYYVYIMTNRVRTLYVGVTNNLVRRMYEHKRKLVPGFTSKYNLTWLAYYEETSDVASAIAREKQIKGWRRRKKIELIESVNPRWRDLSMECFDDGQSKL; translated from the coding sequence GTGTCGCCTCAACCAGAGCGGCGGTACTACGTTTACATCATGACGAACCGCGTCAGAACGCTCTACGTCGGTGTTACCAACAATCTGGTGCGGCGGATGTACGAGCATAAGCGGAAGCTGGTGCCTGGCTTCACCAGCAAATACAACCTGACCTGGCTGGCCTACTATGAAGAGACTTCGGATGTTGCGTCGGCCATTGCGCGAGAGAAGCAAATCAAGGGCTGGCGCAGGCGCAAGAAGATCGAATTGATCGAGTCAGTAAATCCACGCTGGAGAGACCTGTCGATGGAATGTTTTGACGATGGTCAATCAAAGCTCTAG
- a CDS encoding molybdenum cofactor guanylyltransferase, protein MSTADDPPGSAAASAVVLAGGASRRMGRDKRLLPWGTDADGRPRTLLQAVVDTLAAVTDDVIVVANDRPDVGRARVVPDAIPGSGSLGGILSGIEAALHKRVFVAAVDMPFLNVALVRDLLDRLGGHDAVVPVIGGRPEPLHAVYGPAVATAARRQIAQGQLKIALAYEGLEVVRVPEADLRRVDPELRSFRNVNTPEDYTGARTDAALPNTDMSFRAKRGI, encoded by the coding sequence ATGTCAACGGCAGATGACCCGCCGGGATCCGCGGCGGCCTCGGCGGTGGTGCTCGCCGGCGGCGCCAGCCGCCGCATGGGGCGCGACAAGCGGCTGTTGCCCTGGGGAACGGACGCCGACGGACGGCCACGCACGCTGTTGCAGGCGGTCGTCGACACGCTGGCGGCAGTCACCGACGACGTGATCGTGGTGGCGAATGACCGGCCCGATGTTGGGCGCGCCCGTGTGGTGCCGGACGCGATCCCGGGCTCGGGCAGCTTGGGCGGCATCCTGTCGGGCATCGAAGCGGCGCTGCACAAGCGTGTGTTCGTGGCAGCGGTCGACATGCCGTTTCTGAACGTGGCGCTCGTGCGCGATCTGCTGGACCGACTTGGGGGTCACGATGCGGTCGTGCCGGTCATTGGCGGCCGACCCGAGCCACTGCACGCGGTCTACGGTCCCGCCGTCGCAACCGCGGCCCGACGGCAGATCGCCCAGGGGCAGCTCAAGATCGCGTTGGCCTACGAAGGACTTGAAGTCGTGCGGGTGCCGGAGGCGGACCTTCGGCGGGTGGACCCGGAGCTGCGCTCGTTCCGAAACGTCAACACGCCGGAGGACTACACGGGTGCTCGGACGGATGCCGCATTGCCGAACACTGATATGTCATTCCGAGCGAAGCGAGGAATCTAG